The Lepus europaeus isolate LE1 chromosome 6, mLepTim1.pri, whole genome shotgun sequence genome includes a window with the following:
- the LOC133762233 gene encoding testis-specific H1 histone gives MAEVAEPSGEGHGAEVKTQQPAERALAGSSRRGPLSVLKVSQLLLRAIAAHKGLTLAALKKELGNAGYEVRRKSARRSGETSRPEVKGTLLRVSGSEAAGYFRVWKIPKPKRKPGRPKLEEAGRSPRRAPAGARSTRKRRTHRKASRKARAGWRRSTKVNSKARRTRARAKESVRARMPVDEGRGRTSKEDTRAGSQEEKRSSVKQKRSSMKLKEEKKQDTEKPVKRSIQKPTPLKTERAAVGQGKAGTRASAKCEGSRSATGNP, from the coding sequence GCGAAGGCCACGGCGCTGAAGTTAAAACCCAGCAGCCGGCAGAGAGAGCGCTCGCGGGCTCTTCCAGGCGGGGTCCACTCTCCGTGCTTaaagtgtcccagctgctgctccgaGCCATTGCCGCACACAAAGGGCTGACCCTGGCGGCGCTCAAGAAGGAGCTGGGGAACGCTGGCTACGAGGTGCGCAGGAAGAGCGCCCGCCGATCCGGCGAAACGTCCCGGCCCGAGGTGAAGGGCACGCTCCTGCGGGTCAGCGGCAGCGAGGCCGCCGGCTACTTCAGGGTCTGGAAGATCCCGAAGCCGAAGAGAAAGCCAGGACGCCCGAAACTGGAGGAGGCTGGCCGCTCTCCGAGGAGGGCCCCCGCGGGGGCCCGGAGCACACGGAAGCGCCGCACGCACCGCAAGGCTTCCAGGAAGGCCAGGGCGGGATGGAGACGGAGCACGAAGGTAAACTCGAAGGCGAGGAGGACGAGGGCAAGAGCCAAGGAGAGTGTGAGAGCCAGGATGCCGGTGGACGAGGGCAGAGGCCGGACATCGAAGGAGGACACTAGGGCTGGGTCGCAAGAGGAGAAAAGGTCAAGCGTGAAGCAGAAAAGGTCAAGCATGAAGctgaaggaagagaagaagcagGACACGGAGAAGCCGGTGAAGCGCAGCATTCAAAAGCCAACCCCGCTTAAAACCGAACGTGCGGCTGTGGGGCAGGGGAAGGCTGGCACGAGGGCGTCCGCGAAATGTGA